CGAGCATTCGTTCCTCCATTTCTTTTGCGGAGAATGCAGTGAATTTGCTGCTATGGAATCTTGTGAAGAAGTTAAGAAACACTTTGATGCTGTACATAATACAGCGGTCGGTGTCGCAGAAGAAGAGTCTAAGGAATGTTTGGATGAAGATGACATGGATTTAGAAATGCATGAGGAATTCTTAGACGAGTTTCTCTTAACTAATTCGAACGAGAACTCATTCCAATTTTCCGAATGTTGGGAAGCTCTAGATCTTCATTTGCCAGATATGTTACAAGCACAAAATACCACATTACATCACAGTAATAGTCTAGCTTTCCCTTGCCCCAAATGTTTGGAACAATTCAATAATCCTCAGCCTTTACTTCAACATTTGGCAGAAAGTCACAATCTAACCGTTCTGGTATGCCCAAAATGCCAGCAATCATTTTCGTCATCAAACGAtctaaaattacataaaaatgcATGTAACAAAGTTATCAGCAAAACCATTTCAATAAATTGTCCATATTGTACTAAGGCGTTTTCTTCCACGGTAAATTTAAAACaacatttacgtatagtccaCACAAgactaaagaaacacatttgctTACTCTGCGATAAACAATTTTCAACATTAGATCACTTGAAAAAGCATGTTCTTAGCCAGCACCAAAATGAACGGAAATATGAGTGCGATATATGTTCAGCAACATTTTCACAACTATGTCATCTGAAACAACATTTGGCCATTCATAAATCTGGAAAAACTATACAATGTTCGAAGTGCGGAgagaaatttttgcgaagtattGACTTAAAAAGGCATCAGAAAAAGTATTGTTTAATATAAGGCATtcatcacatttttttttaatgttattttttagaaaGCGAATCGTATGTATACATACGTATGTATTATATCTTGTGTAGCAGGTTCATAATATTTCGACCaataaatatgtaaaattaATTGACATCGTTAAACATGTATGACCTTATCTATAGTCTACTTCAATTCAAATATCAATGCATGTGaacattttcatatgaaattcgTATTTTTGATTTggcaaaaataaagaaagagTTACCTATGTGGTCTCCTGCGTTTATTCTTCTTCATATTACGCTTATTATATGTCGCCAATGAACGAGATCGATGTCTTTTTGATAGATTATGCTAAGAGCaacctcaattttctatagaaataaagttctgagaaaattttctatagaaataaaatgttgagaaaatgttctataggaaattttgagaaatttttctataacaataaaatttcaagaaaattttctatagaaataaaattttgaaaaagatttcctatagaaataacattttgacaaaattttctatagaaataaaatttttataaaaaatattgtaaaaattatgtatagaaaacaGAAATATAAAAGCTGCagtttatataattttagaaaGGAATTAAAATGATGTTTTTTCCAAACCGTGTGTATCAAAATGGAATATATCACATATTTAAGACTACATTAAGCTTatgatattcaaataaaaagcaATGTTATGagatataaattattattatttttttattacataaaaTTTACAGTGTTTAAGCATGATATcctcttaaatttttttcatttctgcaAATACCTTTTTAGACATTGGCAAATGC
This is a stretch of genomic DNA from Haematobia irritans isolate KBUSLIRL chromosome 4, ASM5000362v1, whole genome shotgun sequence. It encodes these proteins:
- the LOC142233061 gene encoding uncharacterized protein LOC142233061, with the protein product MCCSFCPRKHLSNTFKISEYMFTCCGRNVTSYDIYKNFPADLKQVFSDATSLICPTCIKGIQNYYEFIQQIRESFNAKLKNETTSVLKDQEPSKQHAVLEDNFGCTKPMQFRPILPKMVNTPSKIRTPCSVSTFRIYRCIECSKTFKSHKNLRQHEFNGVCNRDVISGIFTCRYCHLCFKNANIMTSHESSHLQQFSCVLCKNKLFTSKGYLTRHLIKRHEHSFLHFFCGECSEFAAMESCEEVKKHFDAVHNTAVGVAEEESKECLDEDDMDLEMHEEFLDEFLLTNSNENSFQFSECWEALDLHLPDMLQAQNTTLHHSNSLAFPCPKCLEQFNNPQPLLQHLAESHNLTVLVCPKCQQSFSSSNDLKLHKNACNKVISKTISINCPYCTKAFSSTVNLKQHLRIVHTRLKKHICLLCDKQFSTLDHLKKHVLSQHQNERKYECDICSATFSQLCHLKQHLAIHKSGKTIQCSKCGEKFLRSIDLKRHQKKYCLI